The sequence CGCCAAGGTATTTGAGTTGACCAATCTGGCGTTGACCAACCGGGAATACAAAACAGCTATCGACGGCTGCGAGTACATCATCGCCAACTACAGCAACGGCACATTCTACCCCTACGCCCGCCGGATGATCATCAACGCCCGGGAAGAGCAGGTGAAGGCAACGTACCCGATCGATAAAAGTGAGATTCGGAAGTTGATCGGCGATTACCAGCGGATGTTGAATGAGGTGGGCATGACGCCCAAAACGCTGGAGGCGCTCCGTAGCTCAGCCAATTTGTACGCTAACTACCTCGACGAGAAGGACTCAGCCGTGGCTATTCTGGATAAAGCCATCCTGATGGGGAAAACTGATCCGCTATTTGTGGATAAGTGCAAACTTGACAAGGGCGACATTTATCTCCTGAAGAATGAGCCCTGGGAATCAACACTGCTGTATTCGCAAGTGGAAAAGTCGCAGAAGGATGACTTACTGGGTTACGAAGCGAAACTGCGTAACGCCAAACTGCACTACTACAAAGGCGATTTCACGCTGGCTAAATCGGTGCTGGACGTGCTAAAACTGGCCACATCCCGCGAAATCGCCAACGATGCCGAGCAACTGAGCATGCTGATTCTTGACAATACCGGGCTCGATAGCACTGAGAACGCTATGCGCGATTATGCTGCCATTGACCTGCTCTTGTTCCAGAACAAGCTCGACGAAGCCAATACGCAGATCAGCGCCATGCTAAAGAAGTACGACAAGCATACGCTGGCTGATGAATTGCTCTGGTTGCAGTCAAAGATTCTGGTGAAAGAAAACCGGCTCGACGATGCTATTGCCAATCTGCAACAGATCGTCAAATTGTACCCGCTCGATATTCTGGGTGACGATGCGCTGTACGAGGCCGCCAGACTGACCGACGAACGCAAGAAAGACGCGGTAGAGTCGCTGAAACTGTATCAACAGTTCCTGACAACGTACCCAGGCAGTATCTACGCGGCTGATGCCCGTAAACGCATCCGTCAGTTACGCGGCGATGCGGTAAACTGATCAGGTAAGACAAATGATAAAAGCCCCTGATTAAAGCTGTGTAGGCTTCAATTAGGGGCTTTCGTATGAACGAACGTTTATGCCGTTTGGAGAAGTGATTCTTTAAACGCCTCGAACGTACCTGGAATGGCAATCGCTTGTTTGGTGCGATTGGCCAGTATAGCAAGCCGCTCAGGTACGTCGACAGCTTGTCCCAAAATCTCGTCAACCGCCGGGCTAAATTTGGCTGGATGAGCAGTTGCCAACGCAATTCCACAGTTATCCACAGCAAAATGTTGATAACTTTCAAGGCCCAATAAACCAACAGCCGTATGGGGACAAGCAACGTAGTTATACACATCGCGAAGCCTTTTTATCTCATCAATAGTCTGATCGTCAGTGAAATAGTAGCCTTTTATGCGATCGGTAATTGAAGCATAATCATCCCCCAGCAACCGTTTTAGCCGGCTGAAATTGCTTGGGTTACCTACATCCATCGCGTTGGAGAGCGTAGCCAGTGAAGCCATTGGTTCGTACGTACCTGACGACAGATAATCAGGCACAACTTTGTTCAAATTGGTCGCTGCCACAAAGGCCTCAACGGGTAGTCCCATTCGCCAGCCGAGAACCCCGGCGCTAAGGTTACCGAAGTTGCCCGAAGGCGTGGAGAAAACAACCGGCTTGTGGTTAGGTGCCAGTTGAGCCAAGGCGCGGAAATAATAGAAGCTTTGCGGAATAAGCCGGAAGATGTTAATTGAATTAGCCGACGACAAGGCAAAAGTCTGGTTCAGTTCTTGATCCAGAAATGCCGTCTTGACCAACGCCTGACAATCGTCGAACGAACCATCGACCTCAAAGGCCTGCACATTGCCGCCCAACGTCGTCAGCTGCTTTTCCTGCAACAAGCTGACCCGTCCTTTCGGATAGAGAATGGAAACCCGCACGCCAGGTACGTTGTGGAAACCCATCGCGACAGCTCCGCCCGTATCACCAGAGGTCGCCACCAGGATATGAACCTCCTTATCATACGACGCCGAAAAGATCGACATCAAGCCAGCCATAAAACGAGCGCCCACATCTTTGAAAGCCAGCGAAGGACCGTGAAAGAGTTCAAGCACGTATTTCCGGCCCGCTTCCAGCTCAACGAGGGGCGTGTCGAACGGGAAGGCCTGCTCGACTAATTGGGCTACTTGTGCGTCGGTCAGATCGCCGGTTAGCCAGAGCTTGGTCAGGTCGTAGGCAATGTCAGCAAACGATTTACCGGGCAGCGAATTCAGATAGCCAGCCGGTAACGCCGGAATTGCCGAGGGCATGTATAATCCACGATCCTGGGGCATACTGTTAAACAATGCCTCCTGAACCGAAACAACATTTGTTGCGTCATTAGTACTGTAGAAAGTCATAGCGTAATCGGGCAAAAGAGCACGCAAGTTACGTGCAAACAGTCGGTTACAGCATACCATGACTTCGTAAGCAACGTACCCGGGTAAGGGCTGGCTCTGGAAAGCGCCAACTTGTCGACTTACCTTTGTAGCAGACAATCATACCTTCATGACAAACTCGATCACGGGCGTTCCAATGCCCCAGAATGAACCGGTTAAAGAGTACCGGGCTGGCTCACCCGAACGCCAGGCTTTGCGCCAGGCGCTTCAGGAAGCCAAACGTGTTGAAAAAGAACTGCCGATGGTGATCAACGGCAAACCTATTGAAACCGGCAAGCGCATCCGGGTAGTGCCGCCGCACGAACACAAGCATACGCTGGGATACCTGCACGAAGGCGATGCCAGCCACGTGACGCAGGCAATTGATGCGGCGCTGGCTGCCCGCACCGCCTGGGCCGAAACATCATGGGAGCACCGGGCCAGCATCTTCCTGAAAGCTGCCGACCTGATCGCGGGGCCGTACCGCGCCAAACTCAACGCCGCAACCATGTTGGGCCAGTCGAAAAACGTGTATCAGGCCGAAATCGACTCGGCTTGCGAGCTGATCGACTTTTTGCGGTTCAATGTGCATTACATGACCGAGATCTACAGCGAGCAACCCTATTCGCCACCCGGCGTCTGGAATCGGCTGGAGTATCGGGCACTAGAAGGCTTTGTGTTTGCCTTGACCCCCTTCAACTTCACGGCGATCGCGGGTAACCTACCCACGTCGGCCGCCCTCATGGGTAACGTCGTCGTCTGGAAACCGGCCTACACGCAAGCCTACGCAGCGCAGGTGATCATGGAAATATTGCAGGAAAGCGGCCTGCCCGACGGCGTTATCAACCTCATCTACGTTGATGGACCCGAGGCTGGCGACGTAATCTTCAAACACCCTGATTTTGCCGGTATCCATTTCACTGGCAGCACAGGCGTTTTCCAGACTATCTGGAAGGAGATCGGCAACAACATCGGCACCTACAAAACGTACCCACGCATCGTTGGCGAAACGGGTGGCAAAGATTACATCCTCGTGCATCCAACGGCTAACGTAACCGAAGCGGTGGTGGCCATGGTGAGAGGGGCGTTTGAGTACCAAGGCCAAAAATGCTCAGCGGCGTCAAGGGCATATATACCGGCGAGTTTATGGCCAGCCATCCAGGAAGGCGTGAAAACCGAACTGGCCCGCCAGAAAATGGGCAGTGTTGAAGATTTCACCTGTCTCTTCAATGCGGTTATCGACGAGCGCTCATTCAAAAAGTTAGCAGCATACATCGATCAGGCCAAAGCTGACGGCGCCACAATTGTCGCTGGCGGAAACTACAGCAGCGAAGAGGGGTATTTTGTTGAACCGACCATAATCCAGGTCAACGATCCCAAATACCGGACGATGTGTGATGAACTGTTCGGTCCGGTGCTCTCGGTATACGTGTACGACGACGAAGCCATCGACGATGTCATTGAGTTAATTGATACGACGTCACCCTACGCGCTGACGGGCGCTATCCTGGCTAAGGACCGGTACGCTATCGAGACGTTGACGAAAAAACTGACCAATACGGCCGGCAACTTTTACATCAACGACAAGCCCACAGGGGCCGTTGTGGGGCAACAACCTTTCGGGGGAGCACGAGCTTCGGGTACCAACGACAAAGCTGGCTCTGCACTGAACCTGCTACGCTGGGTTTCGGTGCGTACAATTAAGGAAACGCTAACTCCGCCGCGCTCAGTCGATTACCCATTTATGACGGCTGATTGAGAAAAATATTTAAACTTTTTTCAAGCTAGGGCTTGACAAAGGGCCTAAAAACCCCCTACCTTTGCAGTCCCAAATCGAAAGAACAAGCGCACAACGGTGAGCGAGTTTCGAGAAAGGGAAAAGTTCTTTGGCGTATTGGCAGAAAGGAAAAGCATAAGTTCATGCTAGAACACAGCAACCAATTTCGGTTGGTTGCACAATTATTTACGATGGAGAGTTTGATCCTGGCTCAGGATGAACGCTAGCGGCAGGCCTAATACATGCAAGTCGAGCGGGTCGCAAGACCAGCGGCAAACGGGTGCGTAACGCGTAAATAACCTGCCCTCAACTGGGAGATAGCTTTGCGAAAGCGGAGGTAATACCCCATAGTCTTCTTGGTCCACCTGGACTGATTAGTAAAGCAGCAATGTGGTTGAGGAGGGATTTGCGTCTGATTAGTTAGTTGGCAGGGTAGTGGCCTACCAAGACGATGATCAGTCGGGGCTCTGAGAGGAGGGTCCCCCACATGGGCACTGAGACACGGGCCCAACTCCTACGGGAGGCAGCAGTAGGGAATATTGGGCAATGGGCGCAAGCCTGACCCAGCCATGCCGCGTGCCGGATGAAGGCCCTCTGGGTTGTAAACGGCTTTTATCTGGGAAGAAGAGCAGGGATGCGTCCCTGTGTGACGGTACCAGAGGAATCAGCACCGGCTAACTCCGTGCCAGCAGCCGCGGTAATACGGAGGGTGCAAGCGTTGTCCGGATTTATTGGGTTTAAAGGGTGCGTAGGTGGCCTGATAAGTCAGCTTTGAAAGTGGCTTGCTTAACAAGACAGGGTGGGTTGATACTGTCAGGCTTGAATGGGATGGAGGTTACTGGAACGGGTCGTGTAGCGGTGAAATGCATAGATATGACCCAGAACTCCAATTGCGAAGGCAGGTGGCTACATCCCGATTGACACTGAGGCACGAGAGCATGGGGAGCAAACAGGATTAGATACCCTGGTAGTCCATGCCGTAAACGATGATAACTGACTGTTTGGCTTTCGGGCTGAGTGGTTAAGCGAAAGCGTTAAGTTATCCACCTGGGGAGTACGCCGGCAACGGTGAAACTCAAAGGAATTGACGGGGGTCCGCACAAGCGGTGGAGCATGTGGTTTAATTCGATGATACGCGAGGAACCTTACCCGGATTAGAATGCGCGTGAAGGGCTTGGAGACAGGTCCGTCTAGCAATAGACACAAAGCAAGGTGCTGCATGGCTGTCGTCAGCTCGTGCCGTGAGGTGTTGGGTTAAGTCCCGCAACGAGCGCAACCCCTGGAATCAGTTGCCAGCACGTCAAGGTGGGGACTCTGGTTCGACTGCCTGCGCAAGCAGAGAGGAAGGCGGGGACGACGTCAAGTCATCATGGCCCTTACATCCGGGGCGACACACGTGCTACAATGGCCGGTACAGCGGGTCACGATCCCGCAAGGGGGAGTCAATCTCAGCAAAGCCGGTCACAGTTCGGATTGGGGTCTGCAACTCGACCCCATGAAGCTGGAATCGCTAGTAATCGCGCATCAGCCATGGCGCGGTGAATACGTTCCCGGACCTTGTACACACCGCCCGTCAAGCCATGGGAGTCGGGGGGACCTGAAGCGGGGAGTAACAGCCCTTCAAGGGTAAATCTGGCGACTGGGGCTAAGTCGTAACAAGGTAGCCGTACCGGAAGGTGCGGCTGGAACATCTCCTTTTTGGAGCATAACATATGCTTTCCTTTCAGCCAATTGCCAATGGGCTTGTAGCTCAGGTGGTTAGAGCGCTACACTGATAATGTAGAGGTCCGTGGTTCGAGTCCACGCAGGCCCACCAAGGGGGTTTAGCTCAGCTGGCTAGAGCACCTGCTTTGCAAGCAGGGGGTCAACGGTTCGAATCCGTTATCCTCCACAAGCGAACCAATGGGTTCGTTGTTCTTTGACCGATTGAGAAGAGAGGGTTAGTTTGCCGCAAGGCAGCTGACCACACGCAAGTAAAGTAAGCAAGTATTGTGCGACTGACCTCAGGGTCAACGCAGCAAAAGGGCACCCGGGGGATGCCTTGGCTTCTACAGGCGACGAAGGACGTGGCAAGCGACGAAACGCTGCGGGGACCGGCTGGCACGGGGCGATCCGCAGGTATCCGAATGGGGCAACCCCATGATGTGAAGCATCATGATCACACCGTATGGTGATGAGGCGTACCCGCTGAACTGAAACATCTAAGTAGGCGGAGGAAGAGAAAACAAACAGTGAGGGCGTCAGTAGTGGCGAGCGAACGCGTCTTAGCCCAAACCAGTCCTGTTACGGCAGGGCTGGGGTTGTAGGACATTGTATCAAGCAGTGACACAAACACGAATGGTCTGGGAAGGCCAACCACAGGGGGTGAGAGTCCCGTAGTGATCGATTGTTGCTGTGGACGATGTATCCTGAGTAGGGGGGAGCCGGAGGGACTCCCTTTGAATCCGGCAGCACCATCTGCCAAGGCTAACTACTGTAGAAGACCGATAGGGAAGAGTACCGTG comes from Fibrella aestuarina BUZ 2 and encodes:
- a CDS encoding tetratricopeptide repeat protein, giving the protein MKNRVCGKVLLLVLLLAGPWLHAQTEQGLADEYFRNGEYEKAAAEYGKHIQKNEEQGGPSWPTVVKYITSLDRAKKRDESDRQLKKWLKATGNLKTYALVLTGSQAQEKGDSVAANKNFSTAFEAVKTNPLQITRLGELMTDVGATNWAIQSFEQAQKVVGDPLLRAEELAALYRAKNDIKRWVETLLPLAQRPDKREAVQIAYQGVINTRDEPILEQVLYDRVQKEPESIPTNDMLTWYFLQKQKFSRALMQEKAVDKRLKLSGAKVFELTNLALTNREYKTAIDGCEYIIANYSNGTFYPYARRMIINAREEQVKATYPIDKSEIRKLIGDYQRMLNEVGMTPKTLEALRSSANLYANYLDEKDSAVAILDKAILMGKTDPLFVDKCKLDKGDIYLLKNEPWESTLLYSQVEKSQKDDLLGYEAKLRNAKLHYYKGDFTLAKSVLDVLKLATSREIANDAEQLSMLILDNTGLDSTENAMRDYAAIDLLLFQNKLDEANTQISAMLKKYDKHTLADELLWLQSKILVKENRLDDAIANLQQIVKLYPLDILGDDALYEAARLTDERKKDAVESLKLYQQFLTTYPGSIYAADARKRIRQLRGDAVN
- the thrC gene encoding threonine synthase; translation: MVCCNRLFARNLRALLPDYAMTFYSTNDATNVVSVQEALFNSMPQDRGLYMPSAIPALPAGYLNSLPGKSFADIAYDLTKLWLTGDLTDAQVAQLVEQAFPFDTPLVELEAGRKYVLELFHGPSLAFKDVGARFMAGLMSIFSASYDKEVHILVATSGDTGGAVAMGFHNVPGVRVSILYPKGRVSLLQEKQLTTLGGNVQAFEVDGSFDDCQALVKTAFLDQELNQTFALSSANSINIFRLIPQSFYYFRALAQLAPNHKPVVFSTPSGNFGNLSAGVLGWRMGLPVEAFVAATNLNKVVPDYLSSGTYEPMASLATLSNAMDVGNPSNFSRLKRLLGDDYASITDRIKGYYFTDDQTIDEIKRLRDVYNYVACPHTAVGLLGLESYQHFAVDNCGIALATAHPAKFSPAVDEILGQAVDVPERLAILANRTKQAIAIPGTFEAFKESLLQTA
- the pruA gene encoding L-glutamate gamma-semialdehyde dehydrogenase — translated: MTNSITGVPMPQNEPVKEYRAGSPERQALRQALQEAKRVEKELPMVINGKPIETGKRIRVVPPHEHKHTLGYLHEGDASHVTQAIDAALAARTAWAETSWEHRASIFLKAADLIAGPYRAKLNAATMLGQSKNVYQAEIDSACELIDFLRFNVHYMTEIYSEQPYSPPGVWNRLEYRALEGFVFALTPFNFTAIAGNLPTSAALMGNVVVWKPAYTQAYAAQVIMEILQESGLPDGVINLIYVDGPEAGDVIFKHPDFAGIHFTGSTGVFQTIWKEIGNNIGTYKTYPRIVGETGGKDYILVHPTANVTEAVVAMVRGAFEYQGQKCSAASRAYIPASLWPAIQEGVKTELARQKMGSVEDFTCLFNAVIDERSFKKLAAYIDQAKADGATIVAGGNYSSEEGYFVEPTIIQVNDPKYRTMCDELFGPVLSVYVYDDEAIDDVIELIDTTSPYALTGAILAKDRYAIETLTKKLTNTAGNFYINDKPTGAVVGQQPFGGARASGTNDKAGSALNLLRWVSVRTIKETLTPPRSVDYPFMTAD